Below is a genomic region from Spartinivicinus marinus.
TCAACTCCCACGGTAAAACCCGACACTTCACGAATTTCACTCTCTTTAGGTTTATTATTGGGAATAGTATTGAACAAGTGGACATCTGAGTCATTGGTGGTAATTTCAACCGCATAATCCATCGCAATAGGACCAAACCAAGTTAGTCGGTTAGTCCAACTTTCAAACCAAGTATGCTTGTGAGAGGGCTTATCAACAAGATGCCACCCTGCACCACCACTGGCAGAACCACCTGTTTCACCACCACCGGGATTTAATGTAACACGCACATACTTAGCATTATCTGCATTTTGATCTCCGCCACCATTAAATGGAACTGAGCGGATAAAATCTAAATTATAAAATAATGAAACACTCGCCTCACCATTACAGGCGTCCTCAATCGTGCCATTCCAATTAGCACTATTGGACCACCCATTGCCATCAAATTCTTTACCAACACGACACTTGAAGCCTATATGCCTAAATTCCAATGGAATAGTTACCTCTGGTCGATAAGGCGTTGAACTTGAAGAACGAGATGAATATGAAGCAGCAGAGCGGCGGACACGTGAGGACTTAGATGAACTAGAAGAGTGAAGCCCCCTTGTATCCCACTCTTTAATAATCGCTTTTGTTTCTTCAATCAAACGTGTTTGAATTTCTTCTTCTGTTAACTCGGCACTAACAGATAATGACTTATATTCTGGGCTATTTTTGTTCTTCCTAACAATCACAATAGGGTCAGTTAAACCGATTCCTATAATTTGTGACGTAATTTCTGCAACTTGGTCAGAGTTAGCTGCTTGAGAGCTATCTAAAATAAGGATTTTTTCCTTTCTAAAAGCCTGTTTAGCAATATTTACTGCATCACTATTCGTATATTCAGCTAAATTAATAATAACTAAATTCACTTCCGATAAATCAGTATCAGCATAAACAGACTGCCACCCCCAATTTTGACTAGCCATTAATTGACTAGCTGTTTCACTTGGATACGAAATAAGCCCTACTTGTTTTTGAGAAATCAAGTACCCAGGCAAATCATTGGAATAACTTGCTGACACTACAGGAAAGGTTGCTATTAAGGCTAGACTGGCAACCCATTTTTTCGACGGACTAATCATTTTATTTTTCATGGCTTACACCTTATTTTTTAAGTCCTTAGCTGGATTATATAAAGTCAGCATCACCCTTAGCTGACAGCAGCACTACTGGATATATCACTTTTTCATATAAAACAGATAACCATCCAGTCTTATGCAAGCTATTAATGAATACTTATATTTTTATAATTTTTTTTACACAATATTTACAGTAGAAAGATATTAATTAGAATAACCTGAATAGTGAGTTATATAATGACAAGTCAGTCATCAAATCTCACAAAGACAACGAAATTTTATTTTTATAAACAGTATACCCATCATGAATCATTTTTAGGTGTAAAGATAAAGTGGTATATACTCACAGCGAAGGATTATTTAGGCGAGGCCACCGAGCGATGAAGCCCCAGGAGTTTAGATAAACTAAATGACTGGGGTGACAGTTAATTGCTCCTGCATTAACTGCATTTTCACCAATCCCTGGCGGTCAAGAGCGATGGTAACAAAGCCTAAAAATCATTCGCGAAGAGTATAAATCACTTATCAACCGACAAACGCCACACCAAACAATTCACCCCCTACTAATTTAGATGATATGTACATTTTATGATTTAAAGCGTATTCAATATTTAAAACTATAATGTAATAGCCTTATAAGTACACATTATTTCAATCAAGGTCAATAGTTTTTACAATACATCAACATATGATATTAATTTTTTCAAGAGCGAGGCGTTCAATTGTTTGACATAAAATCTTGTTTGATGACTTACTTATTTAAAAAATATATCATAAAAAATTA
It encodes:
- a CDS encoding leukocidin family pore-forming toxin, with product MKNKMISPSKKWVASLALIATFPVVSASYSNDLPGYLISQKQVGLISYPSETASQLMASQNWGWQSVYADTDLSEVNLVIINLAEYTNSDAVNIAKQAFRKEKILILDSSQAANSDQVAEITSQIIGIGLTDPIVIVRKNKNSPEYKSLSVSAELTEEEIQTRLIEETKAIIKEWDTRGLHSSSSSKSSRVRRSAASYSSRSSSSTPYRPEVTIPLEFRHIGFKCRVGKEFDGNGWSNSANWNGTIEDACNGEASVSLFYNLDFIRSVPFNGGGDQNADNAKYVRVTLNPGGGETGGSASGGAGWHLVDKPSHKHTWFESWTNRLTWFGPIAMDYAVEITTNDSDVHLFNTIPNNKPKESEIREVSGFTVGVEAGGKAEVGEKGPTVGVEAKGSFSYNSQRWVTYKAHEYTVENHSRAGAQDRAKWLWDRKFSEDSKNWRTNDTCALWCSDWFFKDTAFSAASYANYKPGFSATFQAPSNKSGESTFTISNKVTVAALGGRVQYMIWYQGYTPWSYNGTTYTFNKNFRVNWDAPVFEPEVNVSIEAFRKDSPQGICLDVEGNSIAEGASVIGYSCQYSNNQLWGLDNYQRYRSRVAKNRCLTAESDNAVTVRNCTSAANQKWRWEGDYLVNELGKYLGIVNGEVKMTNNADDYRDWRNYVRNIEADKILTVLN